One segment of Ureibacillus thermophilus DNA contains the following:
- the topA gene encoding type I DNA topoisomerase encodes MADYLVIVESPAKAKTIERYLGKKYKVKASIGHVIDLPKSQMGIDTENNYQPKYITIRGKGPILQELKTAAKKAKKVFLAADPDREGEAIAYHLAKALNIDTESECRVVFNEITKDAILESFKHPRPINKHLVDAQQARRVLDRLVGYNISPILWKKVKKGLSAGRVQSVALRLIIDRENEIKNFVHEEYWTIEGKFEKDKKQFEALYFGNGKEKVKLTNQKQVEEILQKIEGSEFEVLNVTKKERKRNPAPAFTTSSLQQEAARKLNFRAKKTMMIAQQLYEGIDIGKQEGTVGLITYMRTDSTRVSEAAKAEAMQYIYDQYGKEYVAGEIQKVKKQPAAQDAHEAIRPTSVMRTPEQLKDVLTRDQLRLYRLIWDRFVASQMAPAVLDTVTVELKNSDCIFRANGSQVKFSGFMKVYVEGTDDQTEETTKMLPDLQVGDKIKSVEINPKQHFTQPPPRYTEARLVKELEELGIGRPSTYAPTLDVIQRRGYVQLDNKRFVPTELGEIVHSLMVEFFPEIIDIEFTAKMEADLDKIEEGKIDWIQIIDNFYKDFEKHLQYADEAIEKIEIKDEPTGEDCEICGAPMVYKLGRYGKFMACSNFPECRNTKTITKPIGVKCPKCKTGEIVERKSKTKRVFYGCEKYPDCDFMSWDKPISRPCPKCNSLLVEKKVKKGVQVQCTNCDYEESTQ; translated from the coding sequence ATGGCAGATTATTTAGTGATAGTGGAATCACCAGCAAAAGCGAAAACCATTGAACGCTATTTAGGAAAAAAATATAAAGTAAAAGCATCCATTGGACATGTAATCGATCTTCCTAAAAGCCAAATGGGGATTGATACGGAAAATAATTATCAACCTAAATATATAACAATCCGCGGAAAAGGCCCGATCTTGCAGGAGTTAAAAACTGCTGCCAAAAAGGCGAAAAAAGTATTTCTTGCAGCCGACCCTGACCGAGAAGGTGAAGCGATTGCATATCATTTAGCGAAAGCGTTAAATATCGATACAGAAAGTGAATGTCGGGTGGTATTTAACGAAATTACAAAGGATGCGATATTAGAATCGTTCAAGCATCCTAGGCCCATTAATAAACATCTTGTGGATGCCCAACAAGCACGCAGAGTATTAGACCGGCTTGTTGGTTACAATATAAGCCCAATATTATGGAAAAAAGTCAAAAAAGGACTATCGGCTGGCCGAGTGCAGTCTGTTGCGTTGCGTCTTATTATCGACAGGGAAAATGAGATTAAAAATTTCGTTCATGAAGAATATTGGACAATTGAAGGAAAATTTGAAAAGGATAAAAAGCAATTTGAAGCTTTATATTTCGGAAATGGAAAAGAAAAAGTAAAACTGACAAATCAAAAACAAGTTGAAGAAATTCTTCAAAAAATAGAAGGTTCCGAATTTGAAGTTTTAAATGTAACGAAAAAGGAGAGAAAAAGAAATCCAGCTCCAGCTTTTACAACTTCCTCCCTTCAGCAAGAAGCAGCAAGGAAATTAAATTTCCGGGCGAAAAAGACGATGATGATTGCCCAGCAGCTTTATGAAGGAATTGATATTGGAAAACAAGAAGGAACAGTCGGGTTAATTACTTACATGCGTACAGATTCAACGCGGGTTTCAGAGGCTGCAAAAGCAGAAGCAATGCAATATATTTACGATCAATATGGTAAGGAATATGTGGCTGGGGAAATTCAAAAGGTGAAAAAACAACCAGCTGCCCAAGATGCCCACGAAGCCATTCGTCCAACCAGCGTTATGAGAACGCCTGAACAATTGAAAGATGTGCTAACACGCGACCAACTGAGACTTTACCGCCTAATTTGGGATCGTTTTGTAGCCAGCCAAATGGCGCCGGCTGTATTGGATACAGTGACAGTGGAACTAAAAAATTCGGACTGCATCTTCCGGGCAAATGGTTCACAAGTGAAATTTTCAGGGTTTATGAAAGTCTATGTGGAAGGAACAGACGACCAAACGGAAGAAACTACAAAAATGCTTCCCGATTTACAAGTGGGGGACAAAATTAAATCTGTAGAAATTAATCCAAAGCAACATTTCACTCAACCGCCTCCACGCTATACGGAAGCAAGACTTGTAAAAGAATTAGAAGAACTTGGCATTGGAAGGCCTTCCACCTATGCACCAACCCTTGATGTTATTCAAAGACGCGGATATGTACAACTCGATAATAAACGCTTTGTACCAACGGAGCTGGGGGAAATCGTCCATTCATTAATGGTTGAATTTTTCCCAGAAATTATTGACATCGAATTTACAGCAAAAATGGAAGCGGATTTAGACAAAATCGAGGAAGGAAAAATTGACTGGATCCAAATTATTGATAATTTTTATAAAGATTTTGAAAAACATCTCCAATATGCTGATGAAGCCATTGAAAAAATTGAAATTAAAGATGAACCAACAGGTGAAGACTGTGAAATATGCGGTGCACCAATGGTCTATAAATTAGGGAGATATGGGAAATTTATGGCTTGTTCCAATTTCCCGGAATGCCGAAATACAAAAACTATTACAAAACCAATCGGCGTAAAATGTCCAAAATGTAAAACCGGTGAAATTGTGGAACGGAAAAGTAAAACAAAACGAGTGTTTTACGGTTGTGAAAAATATCCAGACTGCGATTTTATGTCTTGGGATAAGCCGATTAGTAGACCTTGTCCAAAATGCAATTCATTATTAGTTGAAAAGAAAGTGAAAAAAGGTGTACAAGTTCAATGTACAAATTGCGACTATGAAGAATCTACACAATAA
- the trmFO gene encoding FADH(2)-oxidizing methylenetetrahydrofolate--tRNA-(uracil(54)-C(5))-methyltransferase TrmFO, with the protein MTEQVVNVIGAGLAGSEAAWQIASRGVKVKLYEMRPVKQTPAHHTDKFAELVCSNSLRANALTNAVGVLKEEMRIMNSLIIKAADSASLPAGGALAVDRHEFSGFVTEQLKNHPLVEIVNEEVTEIPEGITVIATGPLTSEALAKKIQELTGEEYLYFYDAAAPIVEKDSINMDKVYLKSRYDKGEAAYLNCPMTKEEFERFYEALVNAEVVELKDFEKEIYFEGCMPIEVMAKRGPKTLLFGPLKPVGLEDPRTGERPYAVVQLRQDNAAGTLYNIVGFQTHLKWGAQKEVFRLIPGLENVEIVRYGVMHRNTFINSPKVLMKTYQLKSRPNLFFAGQMTGVEGYVESAGSGLIAGINAARLALGKEPVEFPIETALGSMARYITEADSKNFQPMNVNFGIFPELGERIKSKQERALKHAERAIAIIQNFMNSQTI; encoded by the coding sequence ATGACAGAACAAGTTGTAAATGTAATCGGAGCAGGACTTGCAGGAAGTGAAGCGGCTTGGCAAATTGCAAGCCGCGGCGTCAAAGTAAAATTATATGAAATGAGACCGGTTAAACAAACGCCAGCCCATCACACCGATAAATTTGCTGAGTTGGTTTGTTCCAACTCCTTGCGCGCCAATGCCCTTACAAATGCAGTTGGTGTTTTGAAAGAAGAAATGAGAATTATGAACTCATTAATCATCAAGGCTGCGGATTCAGCAAGCCTTCCTGCTGGTGGGGCGCTGGCTGTTGACCGGCATGAGTTTTCTGGATTTGTAACAGAACAATTGAAAAACCATCCACTTGTTGAAATTGTCAATGAAGAGGTAACGGAAATTCCAGAAGGCATTACAGTCATTGCGACAGGTCCGTTAACGTCTGAAGCATTGGCTAAAAAAATACAAGAGTTGACAGGAGAAGAGTATCTTTATTTCTATGATGCAGCTGCTCCAATTGTGGAGAAAGACAGCATCAATATGGATAAAGTATACTTGAAGTCCCGTTATGATAAAGGGGAAGCAGCCTATTTAAATTGCCCGATGACAAAGGAAGAATTTGAACGGTTTTATGAAGCATTAGTGAATGCGGAAGTCGTCGAATTGAAAGATTTTGAAAAGGAAATATACTTTGAAGGTTGTATGCCAATTGAAGTTATGGCAAAACGTGGACCAAAAACATTATTATTTGGCCCGTTAAAACCAGTAGGATTGGAAGATCCGAGAACTGGGGAACGGCCATATGCGGTGGTGCAGCTTCGACAAGATAATGCGGCGGGAACTTTATATAATATAGTAGGTTTCCAAACTCATTTAAAATGGGGTGCTCAAAAAGAAGTATTCCGTTTAATCCCTGGTTTGGAAAATGTTGAAATCGTCCGTTATGGTGTGATGCATCGCAATACGTTCATCAACTCGCCAAAAGTTTTGATGAAAACATATCAATTAAAATCCCGTCCGAACTTATTTTTCGCTGGACAAATGACGGGAGTGGAAGGATATGTTGAATCTGCAGGAAGCGGACTAATCGCAGGAATCAATGCAGCCCGCTTAGCACTAGGAAAAGAACCTGTCGAATTTCCTATCGAAACGGCTTTAGGAAGCATGGCCCGGTATATTACAGAAGCAGATTCAAAGAACTTCCAACCGATGAATGTCAACTTCGGTATTTTTCCAGAACTTGGCGAACGCATCAAGTCAAAACAAGAACGAGCATTAAAGCATGCTGAGCGTGCAATTGCCATAATTCAAAATTTTATGAATTCTCAAACGATATAA
- the xerC gene encoding tyrosine recombinase XerC yields the protein MKALDEFLRVIQVEKNFSVHTVKEYERDIMQFIEFLNLEGIEDFKEVEYLHARLFVTKLYEEKMSRATISRKISSIRTFFRFLNRDYGMDASPFLSLYHPKKEKLLPHFFYEDELAQLFEANKGEDLKSIRNMAILELLYATGIRVSECVAIELDDIDFHYSILRVMGKGRKERIVPFGQYAHDALLKYVNEARPILMKNKKHNRLFVNLRGGELTDDGVRYILNEMIQKASMHTKIYPHMLRHTFATHLLNNGADLRSVQEMLGHANLSSTQIYTHVTKEHLRSTYMKAHPRA from the coding sequence ATGAAAGCGCTTGATGAATTTCTCCGAGTAATTCAAGTGGAAAAAAACTTTTCTGTTCACACGGTGAAAGAATATGAACGAGATATAATGCAGTTCATCGAATTTTTGAATTTGGAAGGAATTGAAGACTTCAAAGAAGTGGAGTATTTGCATGCGCGGCTTTTTGTAACAAAGCTTTATGAAGAAAAAATGTCCAGGGCGACAATTTCTAGAAAAATTTCTTCAATCCGTACATTCTTCCGTTTTCTGAATCGGGATTATGGCATGGATGCATCACCCTTCCTATCTTTATACCATCCAAAAAAAGAAAAATTATTGCCTCATTTTTTTTATGAAGATGAACTGGCACAGCTTTTTGAAGCAAATAAAGGAGAAGATTTAAAATCTATCCGAAATATGGCGATATTAGAATTGTTGTACGCTACAGGCATCCGCGTCAGTGAATGTGTTGCCATTGAATTGGATGATATAGATTTCCATTACTCTATTCTCCGGGTGATGGGAAAAGGCCGGAAGGAAAGAATAGTTCCCTTTGGACAATATGCACATGATGCTTTATTGAAATATGTTAATGAAGCCCGGCCGATTTTAATGAAAAACAAAAAACATAATCGATTGTTTGTAAATTTGCGTGGTGGAGAACTAACGGACGATGGTGTTCGTTATATTTTAAATGAAATGATTCAGAAAGCGAGCATGCATACAAAGATTTATCCTCATATGCTGCGTCATACGTTTGCTACGCATTTATTGAATAATGGAGCAGATTTACGGTCAGTGCAGGAAATGCTCGGACATGCAAATTTATCCTCCACTCAAATTTACACCCATGTGACAAAGGAACACCTGCGAAGTACTTATATGAAGGCGCATCCGAGAGCATAA
- the hslV gene encoding ATP-dependent protease subunit HslV — protein sequence MEMHATTIFAIHHKGRCAMAGDGQVTLGNSVVMKHTARKVRKLFNGQVLAGFAGSVADAFTLFEMFESKLNEYSGNLKRAAVEVAKQWRGDKILRQLEALLLVMDKNTLLLISGTGEVIEPDDGILAIGSGGNYALAAGRALKQHAGEQMTAEQIAKAALTIAADICVYTNHHIIVEALDE from the coding sequence ATGGAAATGCATGCTACTACAATATTTGCCATTCATCATAAAGGCAGATGTGCAATGGCTGGCGACGGGCAAGTCACATTAGGAAATTCTGTGGTGATGAAACACACCGCAAGAAAAGTAAGAAAACTATTTAACGGGCAAGTATTGGCCGGTTTTGCTGGTTCGGTCGCCGATGCATTTACGTTATTTGAAATGTTTGAATCAAAATTGAACGAATATAGCGGCAATCTGAAAAGGGCAGCGGTCGAAGTGGCGAAACAATGGCGGGGAGATAAAATTCTTCGTCAATTAGAGGCACTTTTATTAGTTATGGATAAAAATACGCTGCTATTGATTTCAGGTACCGGTGAAGTAATAGAGCCAGACGATGGCATTCTTGCAATTGGTTCCGGCGGGAATTATGCCCTTGCAGCTGGAAGAGCTTTAAAACAGCATGCAGGAGAGCAGATGACAGCCGAACAAATTGCAAAGGCGGCTCTGACTATAGCAGCCGATATTTGCGTGTATACAAACCATCATATTATTGTGGAGGCGCTAGACGAATGA
- the hslU gene encoding ATP-dependent protease ATPase subunit HslU, producing the protein MTTLTPRQIVEQLNRYIVGQDAAKRAVAIALRNRYRRSLLNDELKNEVIPKNILMIGPTGVGKTEIARRIAKLTNAPFVKVEATKFTEVGYVGRDVESMVRDLVEASRRLVKEEMMEKVKDQAVQQANEALVKLLVPSKTKTKMTQNPFEIFFGGQKTESASDSQDEAEIRMKRSKVKEDLLAGKLEEEWVTVEVTEQNTAFLDMMIPGMPELGSSGMQDMLSSLVPKKTKKRRMKVKDARRVLTIEEANKLIDSEELAQEAIKRAEQSGIIFIDEIDKIASRGQHSSADVSREGVQRDILPIVEGSTVPTKYGPVKTDYMLFIAAGAFHMSKPSDLIPELQGRFPIRVELEKLTKEDFVRILKEPDQSLILQYKALLETEGISVDFSDDAIERIAEIATEVNQQTDNIGARRLHTIMERLLEELSFEAPEIAPTHVQITRSYVDKKLGEISKNKDLSQFIL; encoded by the coding sequence ATGACAACACTTACGCCAAGACAAATTGTTGAACAGTTAAACAGATATATCGTAGGCCAAGATGCTGCAAAAAGGGCTGTAGCCATTGCGTTAAGAAATCGATACCGAAGATCTCTCCTTAATGATGAATTAAAAAATGAAGTCATTCCAAAAAATATTTTAATGATAGGACCTACCGGTGTTGGGAAGACAGAAATTGCTCGGAGAATTGCAAAACTCACAAACGCTCCCTTTGTAAAGGTAGAAGCGACGAAGTTTACAGAAGTAGGTTATGTCGGCAGAGATGTGGAATCGATGGTTCGTGATCTTGTCGAAGCCTCTAGAAGACTTGTGAAAGAAGAAATGATGGAAAAAGTAAAAGACCAAGCGGTGCAACAAGCGAACGAAGCATTGGTAAAATTACTTGTTCCATCTAAAACAAAAACCAAAATGACACAAAATCCATTTGAAATCTTCTTTGGTGGTCAAAAAACGGAAAGCGCATCGGATTCCCAAGATGAAGCGGAAATCCGCATGAAACGTTCCAAAGTAAAGGAAGATTTATTAGCCGGTAAATTGGAAGAAGAATGGGTTACAGTGGAAGTGACTGAACAAAACACCGCATTCCTTGACATGATGATTCCAGGAATGCCGGAGCTGGGTTCAAGCGGCATGCAAGATATGCTATCAAGCCTTGTGCCAAAGAAAACGAAAAAACGACGCATGAAAGTAAAAGATGCCCGCCGTGTTTTAACGATCGAAGAGGCGAACAAGCTGATCGATTCCGAGGAATTGGCCCAAGAAGCCATTAAACGGGCAGAACAATCGGGCATTATTTTCATTGATGAAATTGACAAAATTGCCAGTCGTGGCCAACATTCTTCTGCTGATGTATCCCGAGAAGGGGTACAACGAGATATTTTACCGATTGTGGAAGGTTCAACGGTACCTACAAAATATGGACCAGTTAAAACGGATTATATGTTGTTTATTGCTGCCGGAGCTTTCCATATGTCAAAACCAAGCGATTTAATTCCGGAATTGCAGGGCCGATTCCCAATCCGTGTGGAATTGGAGAAGTTGACAAAAGAAGATTTTGTCCGGATTTTGAAAGAACCGGATCAATCTCTCATATTGCAATATAAGGCTTTGCTTGAAACAGAAGGCATTTCCGTTGATTTTTCCGATGATGCCATTGAGCGGATTGCTGAAATAGCAACGGAAGTGAACCAACAAACAGACAATATTGGTGCAAGAAGATTGCATACCATAATGGAACGTTTGCTGGAAGAACTATCTTTTGAAGCTCCAGAAATTGCACCGACGCATGTGCAAATTACCCGTTCCTATGTCGATAAAAAACTCGGCGAGATTTCAAAAAACAAGGATTTGTCGCAGTTTATTTTATAA
- the codY gene encoding GTP-sensing pleiotropic transcriptional regulator CodY translates to MDLLTKTRKINALLQKTAGKPVNFKEMADTLGETIDSNVFIVSRKGKLLGISIHQKIENERMKKMLEERQFPEDYTKSLQEITETSPNIDINSQYTIFPVENRDIFKNGLTTIVPIIGGGERLGTLILGRLEERFGDDDLILAEYGATVVGMEILREKAEEIEEEARSKAVVQMAINSLSYSELEAIEHIFEELDGNEGLLVASKIADRVGITRSVIVNALRKLESAGVIESRSLGMKGTYIKVLNDKFLTALAEIKMK, encoded by the coding sequence ATGGATTTGTTAACGAAAACAAGAAAAATTAACGCATTATTGCAGAAAACAGCAGGAAAACCGGTAAATTTCAAAGAGATGGCGGATACATTAGGAGAAACTATTGATAGCAATGTATTTATTGTGAGCCGTAAAGGAAAATTATTAGGCATCTCCATTCATCAAAAAATTGAAAACGAACGAATGAAAAAAATGTTGGAAGAACGTCAATTCCCAGAAGACTATACAAAAAGTCTTCAAGAGATTACGGAAACTTCGCCAAATATTGATATCAATAGCCAATACACAATTTTCCCAGTTGAAAACCGTGACATTTTCAAAAATGGTTTGACAACAATTGTGCCAATCATCGGTGGCGGTGAACGCTTAGGAACTTTAATTTTAGGCCGTTTAGAGGAACGATTTGGCGATGACGATTTAATTTTAGCGGAATATGGTGCGACAGTAGTTGGAATGGAAATCTTGCGCGAAAAAGCGGAAGAAATTGAAGAAGAAGCGCGCAGTAAAGCAGTTGTGCAAATGGCCATCAATTCACTTTCATATAGTGAATTAGAAGCTATTGAACATATTTTTGAAGAACTTGATGGTAATGAAGGGTTGCTCGTTGCATCCAAAATTGCAGACCGCGTCGGCATTACCCGCTCTGTGATTGTAAATGCATTGCGTAAACTTGAATCAGCAGGTGTCATCGAATCAAGATCCCTCGGTATGAAAGGGACTTATATTAAAGTATTAAATGATAAATTCTTAACTGCTTTAGCCGAAATTAAAATGAAGTAA
- a CDS encoding IS110 family transposase produces MAKMRRHKTDISDAHEFAKTHFKMEREPTYIQDDYYEQMRALTRYDDEIDEEMILLKNRMHSILQLSFPELEKILTPNSALFLNIVQRSPHPTLVLAHSKTVMKNRLKANTRKNLSLERAEKKAIALLEAAQNSDPAIESTDVRCEQVRDYANRIAELKDKKEALVQQMITLSKDRKEYIVLRSIPGIGDSTACRLIGEMGDIRRFQNAKQLNAYAGIDIMRYQTGNTQYHDRINKRGNKHLRKLLYFMVCAMIMKKKDKPNHFVDYYYKLKTQPQRKPHKVAIIACINKFLKVTFQLLTHGIFYDYETALS; encoded by the coding sequence ATGGCGAAGATGCGTCGGCATAAAACCGATATAAGCGATGCTCATGAATTCGCCAAAACACATTTTAAAATGGAGAGAGAACCAACCTATATCCAAGATGATTATTATGAGCAGATGCGGGCATTGACACGTTATGATGATGAAATTGATGAAGAAATGATTTTATTAAAAAATCGTATGCATTCCATTTTACAATTGAGTTTTCCAGAATTAGAAAAAATACTGACACCAAATTCTGCACTATTTTTAAATATAGTACAACGATCCCCACACCCAACACTTGTTTTAGCTCACTCTAAAACTGTCATGAAGAATCGCCTAAAAGCGAATACAAGAAAGAACCTTTCTTTAGAACGGGCAGAGAAAAAAGCAATTGCTTTATTAGAAGCTGCTCAAAATAGTGATCCAGCGATTGAATCTACCGATGTGCGATGTGAACAAGTCCGTGATTACGCAAATCGAATAGCAGAATTAAAGGATAAAAAAGAAGCACTTGTCCAACAAATGATTACTTTATCAAAAGATCGAAAAGAGTATATTGTTTTACGTTCCATCCCTGGTATCGGTGATTCTACTGCTTGTAGATTAATTGGGGAAATGGGTGATATTCGTCGCTTTCAAAATGCTAAACAATTGAATGCTTATGCGGGAATTGATATTATGCGCTATCAAACGGGGAATACACAGTATCATGATCGTATTAATAAAAGAGGTAACAAACACTTGCGAAAGCTTTTATATTTTATGGTGTGTGCCATGATTATGAAGAAGAAAGATAAACCGAATCATTTTGTAGATTACTATTATAAATTAAAAACACAACCTCAGAGAAAGCCTCATAAGGTTGCGATTATCGCCTGTATCAATAAATTTTTAAAAGTGACGTTCCAGTTACTGACACATGGCATTTTTTACGATTATGAAACTGCCTTAAGTTAA